The Rhizobium rosettiformans genomic sequence CCGGTGTTCACATCGAAGGCCCGGATGACGCCGGACGGCGACTGGATCGAGTAGTTGTCGTTGACGGCGCCGCCGATAATGATTTTGCCGGCAGCGATGACCGGCGGCGAGGTCGAATAGTAATAGCCGGCCGGATTGTAGGGCATGTTCTGCTCGAGCCTGAGCGTACCGCCGTCGGCAAAATTCTCGCAAATGGCGCCTGTTCCGGCGTCTAGGGCAATCAGCCTGGCATCCGACGTCGGCAGATAGACGCGCTCGGCGCAAACGGTGCCTTCAACGGCTGTCGGATCACGGTAATAGGTGACACCGCGGCAGGTCTGATGCTGGCGATCGGATTCGAGACCGGCATTCGGATCGAACTTCCACTTCTCCTGACCGGTCTCGGCATCCACGGCGATCGCCCAATTGTGCGGCGTGCAGAGATAGAGCGTGTCGTCGATCTTGAGCGGCGTGACCTGATAGGTCGTCTCGGTCACATCCTCCGGCAGTTTCACATCGCCGGTCTGATAGGTCCACGCGATCTTCAGATCTTTAACGTTGTCGGTATTGATCTGGGTCAGTGGGGAATAGCGCTGGCCATAGGGTGTCCGTCCATACTGGTGCCAATCACCGTCAGGAACAGCGCCACCGAGAGCCGGCGCTGCGGCCACCTGTTCGGTCGGCAGAACGCCGTCGCGATCATAGGTTTCGACGAAGAGCGAGATCCCGGCGACGATCACGGCAATCAGAACCGGCACCGCAATCGGCAGGATGGCAGTTGCCGCTCGTTCGCGTCGATCGGCCGGTCCCAGTTTTCGGCGAATGGCCGGCAACATCAGCCACAGGCCGAGGACGATGATCAGCCCGCCGCGCGGACCGAGCTGCCACCAGTCAAGTCCGACTTCAAACAAGGCCCAGGCAAGACTTCCCAAAATGAAGAGGCCATAGACCCAAAGGGCCTCGACCCGCCTCAGGAAAAGCAGGACTGCTGTCGCAAGAAACGCAAGTCCGGCGAGAAGGAAATAGAAGCTGCCCCCCAGGATCAGGAGCTGAATGCCCCCTGCTCCGAGGACAAGCCCCAGAATCCCGAAGACGACGGCGGTAACGGTGAGAAACATGCCGAATCCATTCGATGTTTTGAAAATTGCCGACATGGCCGCCTGCGGTCATGTCGGAGGACGATTTGAACGGAACGATGGAACAAGATGATTGTTCCCTGTTTCGGAACCTCTGAATTCAGGTCCTTTCGGCCTTGATCCCGCGGCTGGCGATTGCCATCTTGCGCCGCACAAGAATGGGAGTGCGATCATGACCAAGGCTCTGCTACTCATCGACATCCAGAACGGCTTCTGCCCGGGTGGCAATCTGCCGGTTGCAGAAGGCGACGCGGTCGTGCCCGTGGCGAACCGTTTGATGGCGCATGGCGCCTATGATCTCGTCGTCGCCTCGCAGGACTGGCACCCGGCAAACCATGGCAGCTTCGCATCCCAGCATCCGGGCAAGAAGCCATTCGACATGGGCGAACTCTCCGGTCAGCCGCAGGTAATGTGGCCGGACCATTGCGTTCAGGGCACGCAGGACGCGGAGTTCCACCCCGATCTCGACACAGACCGCATCGATTACATCCAGCGCAAGGGCGAAAACCCCGCCGTCGACAGCTATTCCGCCTTCCGCGACAATGACAAGGCCGCCCTCACCGGCCTCTCCGACTGGCTGAAGGCCAAGGACGTGACTGACGTCGATATCATGGGCCTTGCGACAGACTACTGCGTAAAGTTTTCGGCTCTCGATGCCGTCGAAAT encodes the following:
- the pncA gene encoding bifunctional nicotinamidase/pyrazinamidase, which gives rise to MTKALLLIDIQNGFCPGGNLPVAEGDAVVPVANRLMAHGAYDLVVASQDWHPANHGSFASQHPGKKPFDMGELSGQPQVMWPDHCVQGTQDAEFHPDLDTDRIDYIQRKGENPAVDSYSAFRDNDKAALTGLSDWLKAKDVTDVDIMGLATDYCVKFSALDAVEMLPGVKIRLITDGCRGIDAKGVEDAIEAMREAGVEIIDSSRIGF